The Qipengyuania aurantiaca genome contains the following window.
AAGCTGGAGCGAGACTTCCTGGCCCGTAAGCTGCGCATAGGCGATCAGCTTGTTGAGGCCGCCGACCAGTTCGCGGACATTGCGCGTGATCGTGCGGGCGAGGAATTCGATGACGTCCTCGGGCACGGCAAGCGGTGCAAACTTGGTGAGCTTGGAGTGCAGGATCTTCTTCCTGAGTTCGATATCGGCCGGCTGGATGTCGGCGACAAGACCCATGGAAAGGCGCGAGAGAAGGCGCGGTTCGACCCCGTCCAAGGCCTGCGGGGCACGGTCGGCGGCGAAGACCAGGCGCTTGCCTTCGGCGAGCAGCGCGTCGATCGTGTAGAGCAGTTCTTCCTGCGCCGATGCCTTGCCGATGATGAACTGGATGTCGTCGACCAGCAGAAGGTCGAAGCTGCGCAGGCGCGCCTTGAATTCGATCATCCGGTTGGCCTTCAGGGCCTGAACGAATTCGACCATGAAGCGCTCGGCGCTGCAGTAGAAGATGCGGCTGCGGCTGTGCGTCTGCAGGAAAGTGTGGCCGATGGCGTGCAGCAGGTGCGTCTTGCCCTGGCCGGTGGCGGCCTTGAGGTAGAGCGGCGAGAACTGCGGCTTTTCGGTCGCCGCCATGCGCTGCGCGGCGTTGAAGGCGAGGATATTCGCCTCGCCCGTCACGAAAGCGGCAAAGGTGAGGCTGGCGTCGAGACCCACGGAGGAAGTGAAGCCGGTATCGCCGAGCGTGTCGGCGCCGATGGCCATCATCGAGGTATCGGCGTCGTTCGCCGGGCGGCGGCCGTCGCTGTGCAGGCGCAGGTCGGCGACCTGGCGGCGGCCCGGGTGGACCGAAATGGCAACCTTGCGCACTTCGCTGCGGGCGATCTTCCACGCCAGGCTCAGGCGGTCGGCAAAGCGATCCTTGACCCAGTTGGCGCTGAATTCGGTCGGCAGGAAAAGGTCGAGCGTGCCGGTTTCGGCATCGATCTTGCCCAGCTGGATCGGCTTGATCCACTGGCTGTGAAGCTGGTGACCCAGATCCTTGCGCAGCCCCTGGCTGATGTCGGCCCAATCGGCCGCCAGGTTCACCGCATCCAGATCTTCCATTTCGTCAATTGCCTTCCGCTTGCCCAAAGGCCCGCTTGCCGATTTTGCCATTACAAACATTCCCCCCGAGCGGACCCATCCAAGGCCGCCAGTTACGCGTCTTTTTCAAAGGCCGGTGAGGGTGAATAGGCACGGCTCTGCCGTACCCGGAATCGCGTGATTCACGGGTGGTCCCTCCCCATAGGCCATCGATGTGAATACCCGGGCTGTCCCCCCCGAGCAGGACTATTGTGTAGGTCGCTCACGAGATGAGTCGCAAGGGGGATAACTGTAAAAAAGTCGAAATAATGTTGTTGACTCACCCCTGACCCGCAGGCCTGCGTTGATGTGTTTGAAAAAGCTATAATTTTATTCGAAACCACCTGCGAATCGCGGGGATTCCG
Protein-coding sequences here:
- the dnaA gene encoding chromosomal replication initiator protein DnaA, giving the protein MEDLDAVNLAADWADISQGLRKDLGHQLHSQWIKPIQLGKIDAETGTLDLFLPTEFSANWVKDRFADRLSLAWKIARSEVRKVAISVHPGRRQVADLRLHSDGRRPANDADTSMMAIGADTLGDTGFTSSVGLDASLTFAAFVTGEANILAFNAAQRMAATEKPQFSPLYLKAATGQGKTHLLHAIGHTFLQTHSRSRIFYCSAERFMVEFVQALKANRMIEFKARLRSFDLLLVDDIQFIIGKASAQEELLYTIDALLAEGKRLVFAADRAPQALDGVEPRLLSRLSMGLVADIQPADIELRKKILHSKLTKFAPLAVPEDVIEFLARTITRNVRELVGGLNKLIAYAQLTGQEVSLQLAEEQLTDILSANRRRITIDEIQRTVCQFYRIDRSEMSSKRRARAVVRPRQVAMYLSKVLTPRSYPEIGRKFGGRDHSTVIHAVRLIEDLRQRDADMDGDVRSLLRQLES